Proteins co-encoded in one Brassica oleracea var. oleracea cultivar TO1000 chromosome C4, BOL, whole genome shotgun sequence genomic window:
- the LOC106338164 gene encoding uncharacterized protein LOC106338164, which translates to MAAEIDVSLSVRAFEELTSISSLDDGLLSIKMRPSYNVIGGTVIRHLTGRGLIFTSSATILPSRILRTKTTVYCGTPYLVEYPPDHPTSREYLEEFLSSARAVARLDQEHWENISRERVRQDWNSSYLPSANKVKRRISLFTKEEQKRINEASKMRGLPDLSAMMATQLSLPSDEPSVSSNEMVVADTIEATLQRQDSSPGATAAAFKKKKSKKRSRDDPSVGEDLETLPEETGQTEAAEPPTKKRKKKKQSNTQQSPEDNFATQGARVVGYSARAGSTIGPTPNLALTDEPGNVSLEVPLQKKRSKQVSEQETTSRQVPSASAPSVSRALCSIAPRGVGSRQIKCGPKPLPPVADLIFQDEYVDAVRTKLLCDGVSNFVIEKYDTALKEALSESENLKRTMASKGRLPRRKRAEWQEMAEKRDRAVARRKAQKERADAAEAELSIARSTIEALELRKANLLEEMGVKAAEHKKELGRLRDSRIHEVTKERVRVETEMMAKSNKHFGNLRDWWARCERFDTARLLQSQARTAVFEISDSSVVDQEDVQDGESNEDEDDGEVDKGQGEEVDDSQVNPPKDLLEVREGETTPHIENEGADYSMNMASPGPSVGDEDTARELAKDEEE; encoded by the exons ATGGCTGCCGAGATCGACGTCTCTCTAAGTGTTCGCGCTTTCGAGGAGTTGACGTCCATTAGCTCGTTGGACGACGGCCTTTTGTCGATAAAGATGCGACCAAGCTATAACGTGATAGGGGGCACCGTAATAAGACATTTGACTGGCAGAGGTCTTATTTTTACGTCAAGTGCGACGATTCTGCCTTCGAGGATCCTCCGGACGAAGACTACCGTGTATTGTGGAACACCTTACTTGGTAGAGTACCCTC CTGATCATCCGACTTCTCGCGAGTATCTAGAGGAATTCCTGTCGAGCGCCCGTGCCGTCGCGAGACTCGATCAAGAGCATTGGGAAAACATTTCTAGGGAGAGGGTTCGCC AGGATTGGAATTCAAGTTACCTTCCCTCGGCTAACAAGGTTAAGAGACGGATCTCGCTGTTCACCAAAGAAGAGCAGAAGAGGATCAACGAAGCAAGTAAAATGAGGGGCCTTCCTGATCTAAGTGCCATGATGGCGACCCAGCTTAGTCTGCCGAGTGATGAGCCGTCGGTATCCTCTAATGAGATGGTGGTTGCCGATACGATCGAGGCGACTCTCCAGCGTCAAGACTCTTCACCCGGCGCCACCGCCGCTGCTTTTAAGAAGAAGAAGAGCAAGAAGAGATCTCGCGACGATCCCTCCGTTGGTGAGGATCTCGAGACTCTTCCAGAGGAAACTGGTCAGACTGAGGCCGCCGAGCCGCCCACGAAGAAGAGAAAGAAAAAGAAGCAGTCGAACACTCAGCAATCTCCGGAGGATAACTTTGCGACCCAAGGTGCTAGAGTTGTCGGTTACTCTGCTCGGGCTGGCTCGACTATCGGGCCAACTCCTAACTTGGCTTTAACAGACGAACCCGGGAATGTCTCGCTCGAGGTTCCGCTTCAGAAGAAGAGATCGAAGCAAGTGAGTGAGCAGGAAACGACCAGTCGCCAGGTTCCTTCTGCCTCTGCTCCAAGTGTTTCCAGAGCTTTATGCTCCATCGCTCCCCGGGGTGTCGGCTCCCG TCAGATCAAATGCGGCCCAAAGCCTCTTCCGCCAGTTGCTGACTTGATCTTCCAGGACGAGTACGTTGATGCTGTTCGTACCAAGTTGCTG TGCGATGGAGTCTCAAACTTCGTCATCGAGAAATACGACACGGCGCTGAAGGAAGCGCTTTCAGAGTCGGAGAATCTGAAGAGGACGATGGCGTCCAAAGGTAGGCTTCCTCGCCGAAAGAGGGCGGAATGGCAGGAAATGGCCGAAAAACGGGATCGAGCAGTTGCTCGGAGAAAGGCTCAGAAGGAGCGAGCTGACGCAGCTGAGGCGGAGCTTTCCATCGCTCGCTCTACCATCGAAGCTTTGGAGCTGCGAAAGGCCAATCTCCTGGAGGAAATGGGAGTTAAGGCCGCAGAGCATAAGAAAGAGTTAGGTCGACTCAGGGACTCACGTATCCATGAGGTTACAAAGGAGAGGGTGAGGGTTGAGACCGAGATGATGGCGAAATCCAACAAGCACTTCGGGAATCTGCGCGACTGGTGGGCTCGTTGCGAGCGATTCGACACAGCGCGGCTGTTGCAGAGTCAG GCTCGAACCGCCGTCTTTGAGATCTCTGATTCCTCGGTTGTTGACCAAGAGGATGTCCAGGATGGGGAATCGAACGAGGATGAGGATGACGGAGAGGTCGACAAGGGCCAAGGTGAAGAAGTAGATGACTCCCAGGTCAACCCTCCTAAGGATTTACTCGAGGTTCGCGAGGGTGAGACGACTCCTCATATTGAGAACGAAGGCGCGGATTATTCGATGAACATGGCCTCTCCAGGACCATCTGTCGGTGATGAAGATACTGCACGGGAGCTGGCCAAAGATGAAGAAGAATGA
- the LOC106338165 gene encoding uncharacterized protein LOC106338165, translating to MAPKVELKPLPKGLRVLKRCEEKHLVLNGENCHFMVRDGIVLGHKISEKGIEVDKAKVEVMMSLQPPTTVKAIRSFLGHAGFYKRFIQDFSKIARPLTKLLCKEIKLDFDSECLAVFHTIKGSLVSAPVVQPPDWDLTFEIMTDASDFAVGTVLGQRKDKKLHVIYYASKTMDEAQCRYAATEKELLAIVFAFEKFRSYLVGSKGVENGVADHLSRMKIEDDTALDEEDTVEHINAIGILHHCHGSSYAGHFATFKTVSKILQAGFWWPTIFRDAHAYIARCDACQRLGNISKRNKMPQNYILEVEVFDCWGVDFMGPFPLSFKNEYILVAVDYVSKWVEAVAGPTNDAKVVTKMFSSIIFPRFGVPRVVISDGGTYFINKAFQGLLKKNGVRHKVATAYHPQTSGQVEVSNREIKSILQKTVNTS from the exons ATGGCTCCCAAAGTTGAGCTAAAACCCCTTCCCAAGGGGCTCAG GGTACTCAAAAGGTGTGAGGAGAAACATCTGGTGCTCAATGGGGAGAATTGCCACTTCATGGTCAGAGATGGGATTGTTCTAGGGCATAAGATCTCCGAGAAAGGCATTGAGGTAGATAAGGCAAAGGTCGAGGTGATGATGAGCTTGCAGCCACCAACAACTGTGAAAGCTATCAGAAGCTTCTTGGGTCACGCAGGGTTTTACAAGAGGTTCATCCAGGATTTCTCAAAAATAGCGAGACCACTCACCAAACTGCTCTGCAAGGAGATCAAGTTAGATTTCGACAGCGAGTGCTTAGCTGTGTTCCATACGATCAAGGGATCTCTAGTCAGCGCACCTGTTGTACAACCGCCAGACTGGGATCTCACTTTTGAGATCATGACTGATGCTAGCGATTTTGCAGTTGGAACAGTCCTTGGGCAGCGCAAGGATAAGAAACTTCATGTGATCTATTACGCAAGCAAAACCATGGATGAGGCTCAATGCAGATACGCTGCGACTGAGAAGGAACTCCTGGCTATTGTTTTTGCATTCGAGAAGTTCAGATCCTACCTGGTGGGATCAAAG GGAGTCGAGAATGGGGTTGCAGACCACTTGTCCAGAATGAAGATTGAGGACGACACAGCTCTTGATGAAGAAGACACAGTGGAACACATCAACGCGATTG GGATTCTACATCATTGCCATGGTTCCTCCTATGCAGGGCACTTCGCCACATTCAAAACGGTTTCCAAAATTCTCCAAGCAGGTTTCTGGTGGCCAACTATATTCAGAGATGCTCACGCCTACATAGCTCGATGTGATGCATGCCAGCGACTTGGGAACATCAGCAAAAGGAATAAAATGCCTCAGAATTACATTTTAGAAGTTGAGGTGTTCGACTGTTGGGGAGTCGACTTCATGGGACCATTCCCTCTGTCCTTCAAGAACGAGTACATCCTGGTCGCCGTTGACTATGTCTCCAAGTGGGTAGAAGCAGTGGCGGGTCCCACTAATGATGCAAAAGTGGTGACTAAGATGTTCAGCTCCATCATCTTTCCGAGATTTGGAGTGCCTCGAGTGGTCATTAGCGATGGTGGAACATACTTCATCAACAAGGCATTTCAGGGCCTCTTAAAGAAGAATGGAGTAAGGCACAAGGTGGCGACTGCTTATCATCCACAAACGAGTGGACAGGTTGAGGTTTCCAACAGAGAGATCAAGAGCATTCTCCAGAAAACTGTCAACACCTCATGA